From Trueperella pecoris, a single genomic window includes:
- a CDS encoding transposase — protein sequence MVKKFSKHTPEQIVRKLDKAREMKESGSTTAQILTELGISEATLNRWQATYGSMTKSEAKELQRLRDENTRLKRLLGQAELEKAAWKELSEGNF from the coding sequence ATGGTGAAGAAGTTCAGTAAGCATACTCCTGAGCAGATTGTTCGTAAGCTTGATAAGGCGCGGGAGATGAAGGAATCAGGCTCGACGACGGCTCAGATCCTGACCGAACTTGGGATTAGTGAAGCCACGTTGAATAGGTGGCAGGCAACCTATGGGTCGATGACCAAGAGCGAAGCGAAAGAGCTCCAGCGCCTGCGCGATGAGAACACGCGCCTCAAACGCCTCCTGGGTCAGGCAGAGCTGGAGAAGGCTGCGTGGAAAGAATTATCGGAGGGAAACTTCTAA
- a CDS encoding ParA family protein, with the protein MIIAVCNQKGGVGKTTLSTNLAHLLSNSGETTLLVDADPQGNATTVTNVRLGSSQLTLNDVLAAIATGASGDVARQAISPSSEHRTWNIDVLPSDRLLASRESDTSLGRESRLATMSSAMSTSYDHIVIDCPPSLGMLTTNALVAADVALIVTTTREASFDGVAEMVNTIATVRAHYNPRLRLSGIAVNEWRPDRTDRQEWARALREHYGRYLIEPFIPEREAIARAASAHEPIATTDDAVIAALTAITTTLKDNLR; encoded by the coding sequence ATGATTATCGCGGTATGTAACCAAAAAGGCGGGGTTGGCAAGACCACGCTATCCACGAACCTCGCCCATCTATTATCCAACAGTGGCGAGACGACGTTACTTGTGGATGCTGATCCGCAGGGCAACGCGACAACCGTGACGAATGTACGCCTTGGCTCTAGCCAACTCACTCTCAATGATGTTTTGGCAGCTATCGCCACAGGCGCATCCGGAGACGTCGCTCGTCAAGCGATATCCCCATCCAGCGAGCATCGCACCTGGAATATTGATGTACTTCCATCGGATCGCCTTCTGGCCTCCAGAGAATCTGACACAAGTCTTGGGCGTGAATCACGGCTCGCAACTATGTCATCTGCCATGAGCACCAGCTATGACCATATTGTCATTGACTGTCCACCCTCTCTGGGAATGCTTACAACAAACGCGCTCGTCGCTGCCGACGTCGCACTGATCGTGACCACCACACGCGAAGCCTCCTTTGACGGAGTAGCAGAAATGGTCAACACCATCGCCACCGTTCGCGCACACTACAACCCGCGTCTTAGACTGTCTGGCATTGCAGTCAATGAATGGCGACCAGATCGCACCGACCGTCAAGAATGGGCACGCGCATTGCGCGAGCACTACGGTAGATACCTCATCGAGCCCTTCATTCCAGAACGCGAAGCCATCGCCCGAGCAGCCTCAGCACATGAACCTATTGCCACCACTGACGACGCTGTTATAGCCGCCCTTACAGCCATCACCACAACGCTAAAGGACAATCTCCGATGA
- a CDS encoding Fic/DOC family protein codes for MDFQASSWESYFYPETIGIDGNGVLINHLGLRDSRMLAAAEDELSAWRILQWISRPLASDFSYAHFKAVHRHIFQDIYPWAGQERTVGMQKAGHPYYPPGPGLTAAAEAQFASLAQADFLRGLPRDEFVLQLAEAWGEINVVHSFREGNTRTQSVFFAQLAEMAGHPLPLHKLARQPLRDKFVQARFHSQVSGSNAHLADVLDQVVVPETDPAQKMSAVEVRTYIQERIGEKLSARFIPKNSSKHLPKGPGVP; via the coding sequence ATGGACTTCCAAGCATCTTCTTGGGAATCGTATTTCTACCCTGAGACTATCGGCATTGATGGGAATGGTGTTCTTATCAATCATCTTGGACTTCGTGATAGTCGGATGCTGGCTGCCGCCGAGGATGAGTTAAGCGCTTGGCGCATTCTCCAATGGATTTCCCGACCACTGGCGAGCGATTTTTCGTATGCACACTTCAAGGCTGTTCATCGTCATATTTTTCAAGACATTTACCCGTGGGCAGGCCAAGAGCGCACTGTCGGTATGCAGAAAGCTGGTCACCCCTATTATCCGCCCGGACCTGGGCTCACCGCGGCGGCCGAGGCCCAGTTCGCTAGCCTCGCACAGGCAGACTTCCTCCGCGGCTTACCCCGTGACGAATTTGTCCTCCAGCTAGCGGAGGCATGGGGCGAGATCAATGTTGTTCATTCTTTTCGTGAAGGCAACACTAGAACTCAGTCTGTTTTCTTCGCCCAGTTGGCAGAAATGGCAGGCCACCCGTTGCCACTGCACAAACTGGCTAGGCAACCACTAAGGGATAAATTTGTTCAGGCACGTTTTCATTCCCAAGTAAGCGGGTCAAACGCACATCTAGCTGACGTTCTTGATCAAGTAGTTGTTCCGGAAACAGACCCCGCACAGAAGATGAGCGCCGTCGAGGTCCGTACTTACATACAAGAACGTATTGGTGAGAAACTTTCGGCACGGTTCATTCCGAAGAATTCCTCCAAACATTTACCCAAAGGCCCTGGAGTGCCCTAG
- a CDS encoding IS3 family transposase, whose protein sequence is MERIIGGKLLSPARRHDAVWHLVGLGYSQRLSCQIVGLSRSAYRRARTRESTPDKYADLREWMHEFARDHRRWGHRRAWRNALAEGYGVCRETFRRLWREEGLRVLPRKKRKRLSGHGQRDVPAGQYPNDVWALDFQFDSTWHGKMIKICNIIDEYTREHVAFAVDKKLDAGSVIELLDVACLERGGRPRVIRMDNGPEFIAHALEAWAAEDKTIQALIPPGQPWHNGFVESFHNRMRDELLEDNSIENLEHARLLVAQWSSRYNNFHPHSALGYLSPRKYAEQWKQENTVNA, encoded by the coding sequence GTGGAAAGAATTATCGGAGGGAAACTTCTAAGCCCAGCTCGCCGCCATGATGCCGTCTGGCATCTCGTTGGGCTGGGCTATTCCCAAAGACTTTCCTGCCAGATCGTTGGGCTCTCTCGCAGTGCTTACCGGCGCGCTAGGACCCGTGAAAGCACGCCGGATAAATACGCGGACTTGCGCGAGTGGATGCACGAGTTCGCGCGTGATCACCGCCGGTGGGGACACCGGCGTGCCTGGAGAAACGCCCTCGCCGAGGGTTATGGGGTATGCCGGGAAACTTTCCGGCGCTTGTGGCGTGAAGAAGGTCTACGCGTGTTGCCGCGCAAGAAGCGTAAACGCCTCAGTGGTCACGGCCAGCGTGATGTTCCTGCTGGCCAGTACCCGAACGACGTGTGGGCGTTGGACTTCCAGTTCGATTCAACCTGGCATGGCAAGATGATCAAGATTTGCAACATTATTGATGAATACACCCGCGAGCACGTCGCCTTCGCGGTCGATAAAAAGCTTGATGCGGGCTCGGTGATCGAACTGCTCGACGTGGCTTGTCTGGAGCGCGGAGGACGCCCTAGGGTGATTCGGATGGACAACGGGCCTGAGTTCATAGCCCACGCCCTCGAGGCCTGGGCGGCCGAGGATAAGACGATCCAAGCGCTCATTCCGCCAGGCCAGCCATGGCATAACGGGTTCGTTGAGTCGTTCCATAACCGGATGAGAGACGAACTCCTCGAGGACAACAGTATCGAGAACCTTGAGCATGCCCGCCTACTCGTGGCCCAATGGTCATCACGTTACAATAACTTCCATCCGCACTCCGCACTCGGCTACCTCAGCCCGCGGAAGTATGCGGAACAATGGAAACAAGAAAACACGGTCAACGCTTAA